Proteins co-encoded in one Arachis hypogaea cultivar Tifrunner chromosome 13, arahy.Tifrunner.gnm2.J5K5, whole genome shotgun sequence genomic window:
- the LOC112732380 gene encoding pollen receptor-like kinase 4: protein MAFTVCSSYCITISIVLVVCGVVVVPSHGATESELLLAVKDKLQNTKELSSWTPSTTPCSGRKANWKGVLCNNGVVTGLQLEGMGLKGVIDVDSLKGLPNLRTISFMNNELEGPMPQINKLNGLRSVYLSNNKFSGVLPDNAFQGMVWLKKIYLSNNKLTGPIPEGSLTKLPKLMELKLDGNQFTGPVPNLPQTSLTSVNFANNKLQGPIPDSMSKMPSASFSGNEELCGPPMGECKKQNQDQNQNQNQNQNNDDKRKHTTMSIVVVVVAVVVALIVIAVVMFILFYRRKQAKKREIESSMESQEIGAPQLRKGKSNQFGNEIRSRSIRSVSSNHSRRGGDHMKLSFIREDGEKFELHDLLRASAEIMGSGCFSSSYKASLPKGQMIVVKRYKQMNNVGRDEFHEHMRRIGRLNHPSLLPLVAYYYRKEEKLLVTDLVKNGSLAVRLHGYQSLGLESLDWPARLKIVKGITKGLEYLFKDLPSLIAPHGNLKSCNILLTESLEPLLCDYGLIPLINQELAKDIMVVYKSPEYLNNGRITKKTDVWCLGILILEILTGKFPENFLQQGKGSEVSLANWVRSIAPEEWTKEVFDKELMGAIKTSEGEMVKLLNIAMACCEEDLEKRWDLKEAVEKIEEIREKDQEDDFFTVADDADVGSTRTLSGEINF from the exons ATGGCATTCACTGTTTGTAGCTCTTATTGCATCACAATATCCATTGTTCTCGTAGTGTGCGGTGTTGTTGTTGTTCCCTCTCACGGAGCCACAGAATCGGAACTGCTCCTCGCCGTGAAGGATAAATTACAGAACACCAAAGAGTTATCTTCATGGACACCATCTACGACTCCGTGTTCAGGTAGAAAAGCAAACTGGAAAGGTGTTCTTTGCAATAATGGGGTAGTAACCGGGCTGCAGCTTGAGGGTATGGGGCTCAAGGGTGTCATTGATGTCGATTCTCTCAAGGGTTTACCAAATCTTAGAACCATAAGTTTCATGAATAATGAACTTGAGGGTCCAATGCCACAAATCAACAAGCTAAACGGTTTGAGGTCGGTATACCTTTCAAACAATAAGTTTTCTGGTGTTCTTCCGGACAACGCCTTCCAAGGCATGGTATGGTTGAAGAAAATCTATTTGTCAAACAATAAGCTTACGGGTCCTATTCCGGAAGGTTCTCTGACCAAATTGCCAAAGCTTATGGAGTTGAAGTTGGATGGCAATCAATTTACTGGGCCTGTTCCCAACTTGCCGCAGACTTCATTGACCTCAGTTAACTTCGCAAACAACAAGTTGCAAGGCCCAATTCCAGATTCCATGTCCAAGATGCCCTCTGCTTCCTTTTCTG GTAATGAAGAGTTATGTGGACCGCCTATGGGAGAATGTAAGAAGCAGAACCAAGaccagaatcagaatcagaaccAGAACCAGAACAACGACGACAAGAGGAAGCACACAACCATGAGCATTGTTGTGGTTGTCGTAGCTGTGGTGGTGGCATTGATAGTGATTGCAGTAGTAATGTTCATCCTTTTTTACCGTAGGAAACaagcgaaaaaaagagaaatagaatcATCGATGGAGAGTCAAGAAATAGGCGCACCGCAACTGAGGAAAGGGAAATCAAATCAATTTGGGAATGAGATCAGAAGCAGGTCAATTAGATCGGTAAGCTCCAACCACAGCAGAAGAGGAGGGGATCACATGAAGTTGTCGTTCATAAGGGAAGACGGAGAGAAATTCGAGCTACACGATTTGCTGAGAGCTTCGGCTGAGATCATGGGAAGTGGATGTTTCAGTTCTTCATACAAGGCTTCTCTACCCAAAGGGCAAATGATAGTGGTGAAGAGGTACAAGCAGATGAACAATGTAGGAAGGGACGAGTTCCATGAACACATGAGAAGGATTGGAAGGTTGAATCACCCAAGTCTGCTTCCTCTTGTGGCTTACTACTACAGAAAGGAGGAGAAGCTCTTGGTTACTGACTTAGTTAAGAATGGAAGTTTGGCTGTTCGCCTTCATG GATACCAAAGTCTTGGGCTAGAAAGTCTTGATTGGCCAGCGAGGTTGAAGATTGTGAAAGGAATAACCAAAGGTCTTGAATATCTATTCAAGGACTTGCCAAGCCTTATAGCACCACATGGAAACCTTAAATCGTGCAATATTCTTCTAACAGAATCTCTTGAGCCACTCCTCTGTGACTACGGATTGATCCCACTTATAAACCAGGAACTCGCCAAGGACATCATGGTTGTGTACAAGTCCCCAGAGTACTTGAACAATGGAAGAATCACAAAGAAGACTGACGTGTGGTGCCTTGGAATCTTGATCCTGGAGATTCTCACTGGCAAGTTCCCTGAGAATTTCTTGCAGCAGGGTAAAGGGAGCGAGGTGAGTCTCGCAAATTGGGTTCGTTCCATTGCCCCAGAAGAATGGACCAAGGAGGTCTTTGATAAGGAGTTAATGGGAGCGATCAAGACCAGTGAGGGAGAGATGGTGAAGCTGTTGAATATTGCGATGGCGTGTTGTGAAGAGGATTTGGAGAAAAGGTGGGACTTGAAAGAAGCAGTTGAGAAGATTGAAGAGATTAGAGAGAAGGATCAAGAAGATGATTTTTTCACTGTTGCTGATGATGCAGATGTAGGGTCTACAAGGACACTGTCTGGTGAAATCAATTTCTAG